The Camelina sativa cultivar DH55 chromosome 16, Cs, whole genome shotgun sequence sequence TGCAGAAAGCCATAGCTTTTGCTCTAATTCGACTTGGGAAGATTTCAGGGAGGAGTAAACCTGGTACTGGACCAGCTCCTAAGGCGAATGTTAGCACAAATCTGTATCAAAAATCACAATTGTTTttagttgcaaaaaaaaaatatggaaaaacatACTTCAGTTTCAACAAACACTTACACAAGAGTGCCACCGACGGATAAACACAACGCCGAAAAATGTGGTAAGTAAGAACTTGTAGCACCAACTTGAAGTGCCATTGCTACTGCCTATACACATCAAAACGATTAATTTGATACACGATTAAATCATATTTGAtgaataagaaaattttgaaagaatgtACTACACACCATGCCAATAAAactccaaagaagaagaagctttcttcCTACTTTATCCATCAACACCATTGCGATTACGGATCCTGAAAATCAGAAAAGTGTTACAATCCAAGAtccatataattaaaaagaaaaaaggaaaattaaaaaaaaaacaacactgGAGGAGAAGGTTATTATACGTACCCAAGAGGTTAGAAACCCCAACAAAGATGTTGCCCAAATCCGATGGTACTCCGGCACTTTTGAAAACGGTAGAAGAGAAATAAAAANCAAACCCACAAAGAAATTTATCACCTGTCCAACAAGAACCAACAAGGTTAAGCAACCAAAACACAATCCGTGGGATGATACGAATCGAcgagtttgttattattattacccaATGCACAGACATGCAGAAAGCCATAGCTTTTGCTCTAATTCGACTTGGGAAGATTTCAGGGAGGAGTAAACCTGGTACTGGACCAGCTCCTAAGGCGAATGTTAGCACAAATCTGTATCAAAAATCACAATTgtttttagttacaaaaaaaaaaaaaaaaaaaaaattggaaaagcATACTTCAGTTTCAACAAACACTTACACAAGAGTGCCACCGACGGATAAACACAACGCCGAAAAATGTGGTAAGTAAGAACTTGTAGCACCAACTTGAAGTGCCATTGCTACTGCCTATACACATCAAAACGATTAATTTGATACACGATTAAATCATATTTGAtgaataagaaaattttgaaagaatgtACTACACACCATGCCAATAAAactccaaagaagaagaagctttcttcCTACTTTATCCATCAACACCATTGCGATTACGGATCCTGAAAATCAGAAAAGTGTTACAATCCAAGAtccatataattaaaaagaaaaaaggaaaattaaaaaaaaaacaacactgGAGGAGAAGGTTATTATACGTACCCAAGAGGTTAGAAACCCCAACAAAGATGTTGCCCAAATCCGATGGTACTCCGGCACTTTTGAAAACGGtagaagagaaataaaaaacagcATTTATACCAGATAGCTGTTGCAAAGCAAACAGGGTTGATCCAATAAAAACAACTGCAAAAGGAACAAGTGAATAACAAAGTACTATACAGGAAACAAATAGACGCAACAATAAACATACATGTTTGCAGTTACTTTCTTGGAAAACAAATAGAGTTATATACCTCTTGAATGCCGACCATATAACAGCTCTGAGATGCTCACGACATCTGGTTCATCCGTTCTGTCTAGGTCTAGTTTGTGTAATTCTGACATTGCTGTTTTCACATGAGACCCTCCGAGCAGCCTCTCAAACTCAGCTTCGGCTTCAGCTATCTTCCCTTGCTGCATAAGATGATGAGCCTTTCAATCAACATAGGAAAGAAAAGTGGAGCACTAGTGTAAACTAAAGTGCAGTGTTTAGACTCAACAACGACACAACAGTCGTGTAGAGTCCACAAGTCTACGTGATGATTATAAATAAAGCTGACCTTAAATAGCCACTGGGGAGACTCAGCACAGAGAAACATTCCCAGAGCGAGTACTGCAGCAGGTATCATTGATAGCCAGAAGCAGACACGCCACCTGAGTATCATAACAGCTTAGATGACCAAACTTGTTTTGCTTTAGAGAATCGTACAAAAAGTTCTGCTAAGGATAATGATAGATTCTACAAAAGGTAATACTTTCTTACCAACCAGGGATGTTATGGACTGGGATCCCTATAAACAGGGCTGCCATCAGTCCCAGACATGTAGCTATTTGTATGAAGCTTCCATATGTTCCCCTAACAAAAGCTGGTGATACCTACTTAAAATTTGGGAAATTTGCATAAGAAGGCAAGTGGCTCCAAACTTGGTACAGAGTAAGATCCATAATCAGCGTGCATTGATATACCTCTGTCACGTAGAGTGCTGCCACAGGTGGCCCAAGACCCATGCCAGTCCCAACCAAGAATCTTCCCAAAAGCATGACAGCTAAACTGTTGCTAACTCCACTGAAAGAAACACATTTTACCATTAGCAACTAAGAATAAATCAAACCAATGGAAACAACGCAACTCCTGCGAAAGGATCATAACATTGTGATAAAGGCTACTTTAGAGTATACATGACCGAGTGGGATCAGACTAGATAGGGGAGGCTTGAGAGATGGCGAGGTTGTTAAGTTACCCCTGGTTGGTTTGGAGGCCTAATGAAGAAACTACCAACACTTACAAACGTAACAAACATTGCCTTGTTTTAATTACAACAGCTTTTGCATGACCAATCCGCAAGTCTAACTTAAAGAACACTAGCCAGGAATCACAACAAGATCTATCTAGGAGAAAAACTAAAAGTCTGGCAACAGTTTCATAAGAAGAGCTCAGAGGAAATTATGAAGTTACCTAACAAAAGCACCCAAAATCATAGGCAAAGCACAAAGCTGAAAGGCTCTCCGCCTTCCAAGGCCATCAGCAACTCCACCACTGAACAAAGATCCGATAAATGCACCACCAAGACAAACACTAACCACCAATCCTTCACAAATGAAGCAGAGAAAACTTACAAAAAGTAGTAAACGAAGTGATCATTTACCATGTAAATGTTAAAAGTAATGAATACCTTCTGCTAATGTATCACCACGAAAACCAAGGTCAGAAGAAATGCTTTCAAGTGGCTCATTCACAACTCTGTagcaacaaacaaaatcaaacacaagtaACTAACAATGTTGaacttaaagaagaagaaaaaaacaatcagaGACGAACCCTAAGTGGTAACCAAATAGAAACGACGAAATCGTAGCTACAAGGACATGTGGGAGAGAACACTTCCATGAAGGATTCGTAGTTTCCAATTCACTGTTCACCTCATTCTCTAACACACCtgaagatttttcaaaaaacgcACAGATTCGAAATTGAATGATTTAGCTAAAAAACTTCAAACACCAAACAAGTTGCTAATTTCTACGAAAACGATGCATGTACCTGAACTATCTTCGACGTCAAGCATCGGAGAGTAATCTCTCGACGACGTTCTCTTGTACATCGAGGATGTTTCTCGTTGCAGTCCCCACATACGTCTCACCTCTAAGACTTAGATCGCCTGATTTCACTAAGTACGAatcaaattacaacaaaaatttcGAAATCGTGGGAGGGAACACACATCTCTCAAATCAAAAGATTTAGATGCAGCGAAACTAAACACGAACGATTGGTGAGAAATCTggatagaggaagaagaagaagaagaagaagaagaagaaacagaggtgAGGGATCGGTGAGGGATGAGGAAACAGAGAGATCCGAGAGaagcttttgcttcttcttcttattagtTCTTCAATCTCATCAATGGATGTGAAAGGTCGGTGGTGGTTGCTAAAGTGAGCCAGGGGGGttcgatagagagagagagagagagagacaagacgACAAACGAATATCATCAAAATCTTGCGActcaaaatttcattttttgcGTAGATTTAACGATTGGAATGACGCACGTGTCACTTGATTTATGTTGTTTACTACTTTACTCACAAACCGCATAAAAATgtctttttgctttttgatttcttttaaattgAGAATTTAGTCATTTCTTACTCGTGATTTATAAATACTAGAGCTCAGAGTcgaagtatttaaaaaaaaagtaaataaatttaaaatttaaaactatacattatgaaatcatttgaatgtaatagaatagattgaatacataaatattaaacataaattgttACTTAAAACAcaactatcaaaatgaaaacttataaacaaaatatattatgtagaatagacgtaactttgcaaaaaaatttgtttaaattattataaatatataagatattttatgaagaattatggtaaagaactacaattaaaaaaaatataatgccaaaaagatcttaactaaaaatattgaattaatggttataatgagtaaatgtaattttaataaataattataattaaaaatgtatttaataatgagtgaaactatatcaaagaaaaattaaaattaaaatacacaactttcataaacatgataaaataaattttaaattttaacgaAAGTTATAATAAATAGAcccaactgtaaattctatattaagttatattaactttctctattgatataatcatttctaaaattttagttagattatagaataacgtttagtattagatattaatattcaactatttagatttaacataaagtgaaaaatttgtttcaacgaacatgttagttactgatgaagaaacaaatataaatagagtTCAGAAGACATCTATTTAAATAAACACACGTCAATGACGTCATACACCTAcgaaagttgtgatgaaaaaatataaataaaatatagtgaaaagacacaactcttataatgaacagatacaaccatttgattttttttttaaataaataaaaacaaaaaatttacgaaaaggtactacgaaaaatcaCAACTGTTTGCAATTGATTATACCTAATAatccatataaactgctttcaAATAGTAcgcatctttattaccatattaaaaaggtcaaattcaaaaactcactatataatgcatctaactgttgaaaaaaacataggtatttttattaaatttttatatttaaaattaactaaaagttgtaaattagattcatcattctaaaaaacttttgataaatcAAGAATCGGaggaatttatttaattttaaaagaatgaatgctagagaataataatttagaaagctgtaaaaactgttgagaatgaaaatttatattattttgtgtcatagcaacaaaatgaaaacagttcaaacagacaaatatatatagatttcaaaagatacgaatgttccaataaacacaactctacagtgaaccgttgtaacttttcataaataatcgTTTTAATGAACCATCACGACTTTTCGGAAAATATCCAACAGGTacgattaaaaaaacacaactattGGTCGCATTTATttagattgttattatatatagattttggaATGTGcatccttttaaaaaaaaattcttaattagCAACTTggattgttttttatattaaaactttaaaaaaagggttttagcaattttttaattttaattcttgatttattatttacagattaaacttattttttaata is a genomic window containing:
- the LOC104750523 gene encoding probable plastidic glucose transporter 2; this translates as MWGLQRETSSMYKRTSSRDYSPMLDVEDSSGVLENEVNSELETTNPSWKCSLPHVLVATISSFLFGYHLGVVNEPLESISSDLGFRGDTLAEGLVVSVCLGGAFIGSLFSGGVADGLGRRRAFQLCALPMILGAFVSGVSNSLAVMLLGRFLVGTGMGLGPPVAALYVTEVSPAFVRGTYGSFIQIATCLGLMAALFIGIPVHNIPGWWRVCFWLSMIPAAVLALGMFLCAESPQWLFKQGKIAEAEAEFERLLGGSHVKTAMSELHKLDLDRTDEPDVVSISELLYGRHSRVVFIGSTLFALQQLSGINAVFYFSSTVFKSAGVPSDLGNIFVGVSNLLGSVIAMVLMDKVGRKLLLLWSFIGMAVAMALQVGATSSYLPHFSALCLSVGGTLVFVLTFALGAGPVPGLLLPEIFPSRIRAKAMAFCMSVHWVINFFVGLLFLRLLEQLGPRLLYSMFSTFCLMAVMFVKRNVIETKGKTLQEIEISLLAKP